The Sceloporus undulatus isolate JIND9_A2432 ecotype Alabama unplaced genomic scaffold, SceUnd_v1.1 scaffold_11828, whole genome shotgun sequence nucleotide sequence AGAAGTTTCAGAATCTGAAAGCTGTTTCTTTATTATTATCAGCATGAGAGTGTGACCCGTGTGAAGGTGAAACTGGCTGATGCTTTCAACCCATTGGAAGAGTCCCCTTACTGTCCTTTCCCAGCCCTGTGACATTGGGACATCCATCTCCTCAGAGACAAAGGAGCCCTCCCCAAGGGATATTTCTGTGGGCCCATATTCTCTGCCCAATGCCCAGTTTGGAAAAACAGTGTGGGAGATGACCTGGAGGCTTGTAGGGGTGTTTAGGGCCTCCAAGTGCGACCTTTCTGCCTCCTCAGGAGGGCTACTTGACGTATAGCCAGTCAGTCAGCATGGTGGGCAGGTGGGTCACGGCCTGCAGCCGCACCCACCAGTGGGCCTCCATGGGGTTGTAGCGGGCATAGGGGAAGCGGGCACTGAGGGCGTCTGTGATGTCCTCCAGAACAGGGGAGATGTCCCTCAGGCCGCTGTGGACAAAGGCCTTCATCTGGTCCACCTGCCGCTGGAAGCAGGCCTGCCCCCCGTAGTCGGCACGGACGCTCTCGCCTGCCTCGCCCCACATCTGCTGGGCCGCGGCCTCCACGCCATGCGCAGTTAGGATGCCAGTGGCTGCGATGAAGTTGCTGGGCTCGATGGCCACCACAGAGACACCCCAGGGGTACATCTCCTGGCGCAGGCAGTCGGTGAAGGCCTCTAGTCCGAACTTGGAGATACAGTAGGAGGAGCGCAGAGGGCTGGCCACTCGGCCCAACATGCTGGTCACATTGACCACCCGACCTGGAGAAGAATGGACAGAGCAGAGAAGGGGTTGTTCTCAGGGTTTCTTGAtcacctggggggggggtgatatcCCATAATTGGGGTGCCACCTTCCCTGGGGCTAGTTTCCTCAGAGGAAGAAGGTGGCTGAGGGCTTGGTGGGCAGCGACTTCCGTGGGAGCCTTTCCTCCTTAAGTCTAGATGCAGCTAAAGATAGGGACTTTGTGCATGCTCAGAAGGCACTCCTCCTCACTTCACTggaaacataaaatcatagaatcatagagttggaagagaccgcaagggccatccagtccaaccccctgccatgcaggaaatccaaatcaaagcatccccaacagatggccatccagcctccgtttgaagacctctaaggagggagactccactatactccaagggagtgtgttccaccttcggacagcccttactgtcaggaagctcctcctaatgttgaggcggaatctcttttcctgcagcttgcatccgttgctccgggtcttagtctctagagcagctgaaaacaagtttgctccctcctcaatatggcatcccttcaaatatttaaacagggctatcatatcacctctggaGAGAGGTGTTCTGGAGAGAGGTCTTGGACAATTGGGGTGGAGAGGCCCCTGTGGTCCAATCAGCATCCTACCCTATCCAGTGGGGCACAGGAGGGCACCCTAGAGGCCTCTGGATGGTCCCTGttgccccccacccacccacccctgcatACCTCTGGCCTTGCGGATGAGGGGCAGGAAGGCCTTGGTCACTCGGACGGTCCCCCACAGGTTGACCTCAGCCACTTGCTGGTACCTCTCCAGGCTGGTGAATTCCACGTTCCCAAAAGAGGCCACGCCAGCATTGTTCACCAGGCCCCACAGACCTGCCGGGCCAAGGAGGAGAGACCCCTCAGTCTGGGGGAGGCATGGCCATCCCCTCCCCAGGGCCCCCAGACCTCCTTCACCTCCTGATTCTGAAGGGCCCAACGGAGAGGACCCTCTGGCACACAGGTGGGGGTTCCGTGAGGCTATCAGCCAGACCTCCACCAAATGTAGACCTGCAAGTGGcccacctccatgccaccagCTGCCCTCTTTGGCAGCTGCCCTCTTTGGCAAGCCAGTCCCAGCCCAACAGCTCTGTCCTCATAGAAACTGGGGTCTTGTGGGAGAGGGACCCCATGGTCGGAGAGGTCAGTCTGTCTTGGGTAAGCTACTATCTCACAGGCTCTCCTTCCCAGATTCCCCACTTTCCATGGactcctcacacacacaccccacttgTTCCATCCCTGAAGTGGACGGCTGGGGCTGAACCACTGTCCAAAGGTGGGGGTTTagcctcctcctcccacccaccAAGACCCCCCACATGCTCAAAATGAGCACCACACTGAGCCCCTTTGGGAGAGGCACCCCCCTCCCACGCTGAGCA carries:
- the LOC121918439 gene encoding D-beta-hydroxybutyrate dehydrogenase, mitochondrial-like; amino-acid sequence: SCWAGTGLPKRAAAKEGSWWHGGGPLAGLHLVEVWLIASRNPHLCARGSSPLGPSESGGEGGLGALGRGWPCLPQTEGSLLLGPAGLWGLVNNAGVASFGNVEFTSLERYQQVAEVNLWGTVRVTKAFLPLIRKARGRVVNVTSMLGRVASPLRSSYCISKFGLEAFTDCLRQEMYPWGVSVVAIEPSNFIAATGILTAHGVEAAAQQMWGEAGESVRADYGGQACFQRQVDQMKAFVHSGLRDISPVLEDITDALSARFPYARYNPMEAHWWVRLQAVTHLPTMLTDWLYVK